The following proteins are encoded in a genomic region of Chelmon rostratus isolate fCheRos1 chromosome 3, fCheRos1.pri, whole genome shotgun sequence:
- the LOC121604428 gene encoding uncharacterized protein LOC121604428, with the protein MKIVALHIPLWLLTALTLTTQELVKLSVSPHIAAECGKAVALNCNVSSSRNELSIKRMQWLLNKKSLCSVDSDRNMRTDNGHATSGFHCEYSHGQLSLIFENMQPVDSGGSNSYMCKLQSNQGVEHASTTVELEECCGIVEGVLTSDSHICTFKHVHPDGDVHWFHGPRNLSDGTPHNTTKQWDKGGWLTIRSHLQRKGSDGPYSCFLTSTKSGRAIATTLVQNSDVLRKSRARAQGPTTVVWNGAGSQGPIRTCLYFLISVAFTLT; encoded by the exons atgaagatcGTAGCATTGCATATACCTCTCTGGCTTTTAACTGCACTCACTCTTACGACGCAAG AGTTGGTGAAACTAAGTGTGAGTCCCCACATTGCTGCTGAGTGTGGCAAAGCGGTTGCCCTAAACTGCAACGTGTCCTCGTCTCGCAATGAACTATCAATCAAACGTATGCAGTGGTTGCTAAACAAAAAGTCTTTATGCTCTGTGGACAGTGACAGAAATATGAGGACAGACAACGGACACGCTACTAGTGGCTTCCACTGCGAGTATAGCCATGGACAGTTGTCCCTCATCTTCGAAAACATGCAGCCAGTGGACAGCGGGGGCTCAAATTCCTACATGTGCAAACTACAATCCAACCAGGGAGTGGAGCATGCGTCTACAACAGTGGAGTTAGAAG AGTGTTGCGGGATCGTTGAGGGAGTTCTAACCAGCGACAGTCACATCTGCACCTTCAAACACGTCCACCCAGACGGAGACGTGCACTGGTTTCACGGCCCCCGCAACCTCTCCGACGGGACTCCACACAACACTACAAAACAATGGGACAAAGGTGGCTGGCTGACTATCCGCAGtcacctgcagaggaaaggTTCAGATGGGCCCTACAGCTGTTTCTTAACAAGCACCAAATCTGGTCGAGCCATTGCGACAACTCTTGTTCAGAATTCTGACGTCTTGCGCAAGAGTAGAGCCAGAGCACAGGGACCTACGACCGTGGTCTGGAATGGAGCTGGATCGCAGGGACCAATTAGgacatgtttgtattttctaATCTCAGTTGCTTTCACGCTGACATAA